A single bacterium DNA region contains:
- a CDS encoding pilus assembly protein PilP encodes MGRRQDRSKRMFALLLVLFGIYAGLRAYIRSRHTGNNEATIRTAIDNGVEKAKRQKPLSGEEEALLRIQLALVDYIANFGSPPDTLSLLIPRYFDALPSNPRTGKPFTYQKTGTFYSLNIDSTDPKLAIKTQSPTNQGQQTAGAEILSGDTIDLSKVEFINPNTMELEDFVYDPTGKRDPFEPFDFSRRLDEEGKTPLERYELGQLRLTAVLGDTGGSPRAIVEDESGRGYTVGTGAKIGKSGGTIVSIEKDRIKILETKVDFAGQETQNIKEMKLYKGGSSSR; translated from the coding sequence ATGGGACGACGACAAGACCGATCAAAGAGAATGTTTGCATTGCTGCTGGTCCTGTTTGGCATTTATGCGGGGCTGCGTGCGTACATTCGCTCACGACATACTGGAAATAATGAGGCGACAATCCGAACAGCTATTGATAACGGTGTGGAAAAAGCAAAACGTCAGAAGCCGTTGTCAGGCGAGGAAGAGGCTCTTCTACGAATCCAACTTGCGCTCGTCGACTATATTGCTAATTTCGGCAGTCCGCCGGATACGCTCTCATTATTAATTCCAAGATACTTTGATGCGCTACCCAGTAACCCACGCACCGGCAAACCTTTTACCTATCAAAAAACTGGAACATTTTATTCGTTAAATATTGACTCTACCGATCCTAAACTTGCAATCAAAACTCAGTCTCCAACAAATCAGGGTCAGCAAACTGCCGGTGCTGAAATCCTCTCCGGCGACACAATCGATCTTTCCAAAGTCGAATTCATCAATCCTAATACCATGGAACTTGAAGATTTCGTCTACGACCCAACAGGCAAACGCGATCCATTTGAACCTTTTGACTTCTCCAGACGACTTGATGAAGAAGGCAAAACACCTCTTGAACGCTACGAGCTTGGGCAGCTACGTTTAACTGCGGTGCTTGGCGATACTGGCGGCTCTCCGCGAGCGATTGTTGAAGATGAAAGCGGCCGAGGATATACAGTAGGAACAGGCGCTAAAATTGGTAAGTCCGGCGGAACGATTGTTTCAATTGAGAAAGACCGCATTAAGATTCTAGAGACTAAGGTAGACTTTGCTGGTCAAGAAACACAAAATATTAAAGAAATGAAGCTCTATAAGGGCGGTTCTTCTAGTCGCTAG